From Thunnus albacares chromosome 22, fThuAlb1.1, whole genome shotgun sequence, the proteins below share one genomic window:
- the LOC122974077 gene encoding zinc finger protein 883-like isoform X2: protein MEENQNLENHTNNPVTMEEPGSPSNNTAGVSNAPQHWLLLEIKQEEEEEQSTSQRGDQNLENHTNNPVKREEPGSPSATTDKQGTENSGSHSNNTAGVSNAPQHWLLPDIKQEKEEEEEQSISQRGDLLDFTDQDHYKIKIEENQNPENHTDNPVKREEPGSPSATTDKQKQTGVKGLKHHCCQHCDKAFTTSAYLKIHQRTHTGEKLHRCDQCGKAFTLLCNLKIHRRSHTGEKPYWCEQCGKTFPRGSALKSHQRIHTGEKPYSCEQCGKTFTQAGSVKIHKRIHTGEKPYSCDQCGKAFSTDGYLKIHLHIHTGDKPYSCDQCGKTFATDGYLKTHQRTHTGEKPHWCDQCGKTFTTDSYLQIHQRTHTGEKPYQCDQCGKTFITDGDLKKHRRTHTGEKPYSCDQCGKTFATDGNRKAHQRIHTGKKPYSCDQCGKAFITDSSLKKHQRIHTGEKPYSCDQCGKTFTYENNLQIHQRTHTGEKPYLCDQCGKTFTAESELKKHQRVHSGEKPYSCELCGKAFSQDSSLKCHQRSHTGEKPYWCEQCGKMFAQVSTLKTHQRSHSASC from the exons ATGGAGGAGAACCAGAACCTGGAGAACCACACCAACAACCCTGTTACAATGGAAGAACCAGGTTCACCCTCCAACAACACAGCAGGTGTCAGTAATGCACCTCAACACTGGTTGCTacttgaaataaaacaggaagaagaagaagaacagtcCACCAGTCAGAGAGGAGACCAGAACCTGGAGAACCACACCAACAACCCTGTTAAAAGAGAAGAACCAGGTTCACCCTCTGCTACCACCGATAAACAG ggGACAGAAAACTCTGGTTCACACTCCAACAACACAGCAGGTGTCAGTAATGCACCTCAACACTGGTTGCTACCcgacataaaacaggaaaaagaagaagaagaagaacagtcCATCAGTCAGAGAGGAGACCTGCTGGATTTCACCGACCAGGACCACTACAAGATCAAAATAGAGGAGAACCAGAACCCGGAGAACCACACCGACAACCCTGTTAAAAGAGAAGAACCAGGTTCACCCTCTGCTACCACCGATAAACAG aaacaaacaggagTAAAGGGACTCaaacatcactgctgtcagCACTGTGACAAAGCCTTCACAACATCAGCATATTTAAAGATTCATCAAAGAACTCATACCGGAGAGAAACTTCACCGCTGTGACCAGTGTGGGAAAGCTTTCACTCTTCTTTGTAATCTAAAAATCCATCGGCGCAGTCACACCGGAGAGAAACCGTActggtgtgagcaatgtggTAAAACTTTCCCTCGTGGCAGTGCCCTTAAAAGCCACCagcgcattcacactggagagaaaccatacagctgtgagcaatgtgggaaaactttcacgCAGGCTGgaagtgtaaaaatacacaaacgcattcacactggtgAGAAACCATAcagctgtgaccaatgtggCAAAGCTTTTTCTACAGATGGTTATCTAAAAATACACCTACATATTCATACAGGAGATAAACCGTACAGTTGTGACCAATGTGGCAAAACTTTCGCTACAGATGGTTacctaaaaacacatcaacgcactcacactggagagaaaccccACTGGTGTGACCagtgtgggaaaactttcactacaGACAGTTATCTACAAATCCACCAACGcactcacactggagagaaaccataccagtgtgaccaatgtgggaaaactttcattACAGATGGAGATCTTAAAAAACACAGACGCACTCATACAGGAGAGAAACCGTATagctgtgaccaatgtgggaaaactttcgCTACTGACGGTAATCGCAAGGCACACCAACGAATTCATACAGGAAAGAAACCATATAGTTGTGACCAGTGTGGGAAAGCTTTTATTACGGACAGTAGTCTAAAAAAACACCAACGCATTCATACAGGAGAGAAACCATACAGCTGTGatcaatgtgggaaaactttcacgtatgaaaataatctgcaaatcCACCAGCGcactcacactggagagaagccgtacttgtgtgaccaatgtgggaaaactttcactgcAGAAAGTGAGCTTAAAAAACACCAACGCGTTCATAGTGGAGAGAAACCATACTCGTGTGAGCTATGTGGGAAGGCTTTCTCACAAGACAGTAGTCTAAAATGCCACCAACGCAGTCACACTGGAGAAAAACCATActggtgtgagcaatgtgggaaaatgTTTGCTCAGGTGAGTACCCTAAAAACCCACCAACGCAGTCACTCAGCATcgtgttga
- the LOC122974077 gene encoding zinc finger protein 883-like isoform X1, translating into MEENQNLENHTNNPVTMEEPGSPSNNTAGVSNAPQHWLLLEIKQEEEEEQSTSQRGDQNLENHTNNPVKREEPGSPSATTDKQGTENSGSHSNNTAGVSNAPQHWLLPDIKQEKEEEEEQSISQRGDLLDFTDQDHYKIKIEENQNPENHTDNPVKREEPGSPSATTDKQGIDNSGSHSNNIKQEKEEEEELFISQRGDQDHYEIEMEENQNPENHTNNPVTMEEPGSPSATTDKQKQTGVKGLKHHCCQHCDKAFTTSAYLKIHQRTHTGEKLHRCDQCGKAFTLLCNLKIHRRSHTGEKPYWCEQCGKTFPRGSALKSHQRIHTGEKPYSCEQCGKTFTQAGSVKIHKRIHTGEKPYSCDQCGKAFSTDGYLKIHLHIHTGDKPYSCDQCGKTFATDGYLKTHQRTHTGEKPHWCDQCGKTFTTDSYLQIHQRTHTGEKPYQCDQCGKTFITDGDLKKHRRTHTGEKPYSCDQCGKTFATDGNRKAHQRIHTGKKPYSCDQCGKAFITDSSLKKHQRIHTGEKPYSCDQCGKTFTYENNLQIHQRTHTGEKPYLCDQCGKTFTAESELKKHQRVHSGEKPYSCELCGKAFSQDSSLKCHQRSHTGEKPYWCEQCGKMFAQVSTLKTHQRSHSASC; encoded by the exons ATGGAGGAGAACCAGAACCTGGAGAACCACACCAACAACCCTGTTACAATGGAAGAACCAGGTTCACCCTCCAACAACACAGCAGGTGTCAGTAATGCACCTCAACACTGGTTGCTacttgaaataaaacaggaagaagaagaagaacagtcCACCAGTCAGAGAGGAGACCAGAACCTGGAGAACCACACCAACAACCCTGTTAAAAGAGAAGAACCAGGTTCACCCTCTGCTACCACCGATAAACAG ggGACAGAAAACTCTGGTTCACACTCCAACAACACAGCAGGTGTCAGTAATGCACCTCAACACTGGTTGCTACCcgacataaaacaggaaaaagaagaagaagaagaacagtcCATCAGTCAGAGAGGAGACCTGCTGGATTTCACCGACCAGGACCACTACAAGATCAAAATAGAGGAGAACCAGAACCCGGAGAACCACACCGACAACCCTGTTAAAAGAGAAGAACCAGGTTCACCCTCTGCTACCACCGATAAACAG ggGATCGATAACTCTGGTTCACACtccaacaacataaaacaggaaaaagaagaagaagaggaattGTTCATCAGTCAGAGAGGAGACCAGGACCACTACGAGATTGAAATGGAGGAGAACCAGAACCCGGAGAACCACACCAACAACCCTGTTACAATGGAAGAACCAGGTTCACCCTCTGCTACCACCGATAAACAG aaacaaacaggagTAAAGGGACTCaaacatcactgctgtcagCACTGTGACAAAGCCTTCACAACATCAGCATATTTAAAGATTCATCAAAGAACTCATACCGGAGAGAAACTTCACCGCTGTGACCAGTGTGGGAAAGCTTTCACTCTTCTTTGTAATCTAAAAATCCATCGGCGCAGTCACACCGGAGAGAAACCGTActggtgtgagcaatgtggTAAAACTTTCCCTCGTGGCAGTGCCCTTAAAAGCCACCagcgcattcacactggagagaaaccatacagctgtgagcaatgtgggaaaactttcacgCAGGCTGgaagtgtaaaaatacacaaacgcattcacactggtgAGAAACCATAcagctgtgaccaatgtggCAAAGCTTTTTCTACAGATGGTTATCTAAAAATACACCTACATATTCATACAGGAGATAAACCGTACAGTTGTGACCAATGTGGCAAAACTTTCGCTACAGATGGTTacctaaaaacacatcaacgcactcacactggagagaaaccccACTGGTGTGACCagtgtgggaaaactttcactacaGACAGTTATCTACAAATCCACCAACGcactcacactggagagaaaccataccagtgtgaccaatgtgggaaaactttcattACAGATGGAGATCTTAAAAAACACAGACGCACTCATACAGGAGAGAAACCGTATagctgtgaccaatgtgggaaaactttcgCTACTGACGGTAATCGCAAGGCACACCAACGAATTCATACAGGAAAGAAACCATATAGTTGTGACCAGTGTGGGAAAGCTTTTATTACGGACAGTAGTCTAAAAAAACACCAACGCATTCATACAGGAGAGAAACCATACAGCTGTGatcaatgtgggaaaactttcacgtatgaaaataatctgcaaatcCACCAGCGcactcacactggagagaagccgtacttgtgtgaccaatgtgggaaaactttcactgcAGAAAGTGAGCTTAAAAAACACCAACGCGTTCATAGTGGAGAGAAACCATACTCGTGTGAGCTATGTGGGAAGGCTTTCTCACAAGACAGTAGTCTAAAATGCCACCAACGCAGTCACACTGGAGAAAAACCATActggtgtgagcaatgtgggaaaatgTTTGCTCAGGTGAGTACCCTAAAAACCCACCAACGCAGTCACTCAGCATcgtgttga
- the LOC122974077 gene encoding zinc finger protein 2 homolog isoform X3 codes for MEENQNLENHTNNPVTMEEPGSPSNNTAGVSNAPQHWLLLEIKQEEEEEQSTSQRGDQNLENHTNNPVKREEPGSPSATTDKQGTENSGSHSNNTAGVSNAPQHWLLPDIKQEKEEEEEQSISQRGDLLDFTDQDHYKIKIEENQNPENHTDNPVKREEPGSPSATTDKQGIDNSGSHSNNIKQEKEEEEELFISQRGDQDHYEIEMEENQNPENHTNNPVTMEEPGSPSATTDKQKQTGVKGLKHHCCQHCDKAFTTSAYLKIHQRTHTGEKLHRCDQCGKAFTLLCNLKIHRRSHTGEKPYWCEQCGKTFPRGSALKSHQRIHTGEKPYSCEQCGKTFTQAGSVKIHKRIHTGEKPYSCDQCGKAFSTDGYLKIHLHIHTGDKPYSCDQCGKTFATDGYLKTHQRTHTGEKPHWCDQCGKTFTTDSYLQIHQRTHTGEKPYHCDQCGKTFTYENNLQIHQRTHTGEKPYLCDQCGKTFTAESELKKHQRVHSGEKPYSCELCGKAFSQDSSLKCHQRSHTGEKPYWCEQCGKMFAQVSTLKTHQRSHSASC; via the exons ATGGAGGAGAACCAGAACCTGGAGAACCACACCAACAACCCTGTTACAATGGAAGAACCAGGTTCACCCTCCAACAACACAGCAGGTGTCAGTAATGCACCTCAACACTGGTTGCTacttgaaataaaacaggaagaagaagaagaacagtcCACCAGTCAGAGAGGAGACCAGAACCTGGAGAACCACACCAACAACCCTGTTAAAAGAGAAGAACCAGGTTCACCCTCTGCTACCACCGATAAACAG ggGACAGAAAACTCTGGTTCACACTCCAACAACACAGCAGGTGTCAGTAATGCACCTCAACACTGGTTGCTACCcgacataaaacaggaaaaagaagaagaagaagaacagtcCATCAGTCAGAGAGGAGACCTGCTGGATTTCACCGACCAGGACCACTACAAGATCAAAATAGAGGAGAACCAGAACCCGGAGAACCACACCGACAACCCTGTTAAAAGAGAAGAACCAGGTTCACCCTCTGCTACCACCGATAAACAG ggGATCGATAACTCTGGTTCACACtccaacaacataaaacaggaaaaagaagaagaagaggaattGTTCATCAGTCAGAGAGGAGACCAGGACCACTACGAGATTGAAATGGAGGAGAACCAGAACCCGGAGAACCACACCAACAACCCTGTTACAATGGAAGAACCAGGTTCACCCTCTGCTACCACCGATAAACAG aaacaaacaggagTAAAGGGACTCaaacatcactgctgtcagCACTGTGACAAAGCCTTCACAACATCAGCATATTTAAAGATTCATCAAAGAACTCATACCGGAGAGAAACTTCACCGCTGTGACCAGTGTGGGAAAGCTTTCACTCTTCTTTGTAATCTAAAAATCCATCGGCGCAGTCACACCGGAGAGAAACCGTActggtgtgagcaatgtggTAAAACTTTCCCTCGTGGCAGTGCCCTTAAAAGCCACCagcgcattcacactggagagaaaccatacagctgtgagcaatgtgggaaaactttcacgCAGGCTGgaagtgtaaaaatacacaaacgcattcacactggtgAGAAACCATAcagctgtgaccaatgtggCAAAGCTTTTTCTACAGATGGTTATCTAAAAATACACCTACATATTCATACAGGAGATAAACCGTACAGTTGTGACCAATGTGGCAAAACTTTCGCTACAGATGGTTacctaaaaacacatcaacgcactcacactggagagaaaccccACTGGTGTGACCagtgtgggaaaactttcactacaGACAGTTATCTACAAATCCACCAACGcactcacactggagagaaaccatacca CTGTGatcaatgtgggaaaactttcacgtatgaaaataatctgcaaatcCACCAGCGcactcacactggagagaagccgtacttgtgtgaccaatgtgggaaaactttcactgcAGAAAGTGAGCTTAAAAAACACCAACGCGTTCATAGTGGAGAGAAACCATACTCGTGTGAGCTATGTGGGAAGGCTTTCTCACAAGACAGTAGTCTAAAATGCCACCAACGCAGTCACACTGGAGAAAAACCATActggtgtgagcaatgtgggaaaatgTTTGCTCAGGTGAGTACCCTAAAAACCCACCAACGCAGTCACTCAGCATcgtgttga